From the Chryseobacterium sp. G0201 genome, the window ATACTTACTCATTGAGTATCATTTATCAATCATCACTTATTATTTATAAAAAATGTCACGAACAAAAGAAGAGATATTACAGTTTTTAAACAGTTGGGGAAACGATGTTACTTTAGCCAAAACTTTAGAGATACAATTCATCGATATCGATCTGGAAAACGAAACTTTAACGGCAACAATGCCTGTTCAGCCAAAAGTTCACCAACCTTTTGGGATACTTCACGGTGGCGCAAGCTGTGTTTTAGCAGAAACTATGGGCTCAAGCCTGTCTAATATCTTTATTGATGGCAGTAAATATTATGGTGTTGGAACTAATATTAATTCCAAT encodes:
- a CDS encoding PaaI family thioesterase, which gives rise to MSRTKEEILQFLNSWGNDVTLAKTLEIQFIDIDLENETLTATMPVQPKVHQPFGILHGGASCVLAETMGSSLSNIFIDGSKYYGVGTNINSNHLKSKKDGLVTAVARFIRKGKTMHVSEIEIRDEKGVLINHTTMTNNILLK